The DNA sequence CTATCCAAATGGAATAAATTAAACCTCTTTACGGGATGGGTGGATATTCCGTTGTCTAAAGAGGGTGTCGATGAAGCTTTTGCTGCAGGTCAGATCATTAAAGACCTTCCCATCGATATTATCTATACTTCGACCCTGATAAGAGCTCAGATGACTGCAATGCTGGCAATGATAGGCCATCATTCGGGCAAGGTTCCGGTCATGCAGCATGAACTGGAAGGGAACCACGCTGACTGGGGAAAGATCTATAATGAAGCTACAGAACAGAATACCATACCCGTCTTCAAAGCTTGGCAACTGAACGAGAGGATGTATGGAGAATTACAGGGGTTGAACAAAGCTGAAACTGTGGAGAAATTTGGGGCTGAACAAGTGAAAATCTGGCGCCGCAGCTACGATGTCCCCCCTCCGCATGGAGAAAGTTTGGAGATCACTGCTGCCCGATCCATCCCTTACTTTCGCGATATTGTCATACCTCAGCTTAAACAAGGTAAAAACACCTTGATCACCGCCCACGGCAACTCCCTACGCTCCATCATCATGGATCTTGATGGACTCACAAAACAGCAAGTTTTAGAATTAGAGTTGCCAACAGGGGTTCCGGTCATATACAATTATAGCGACGGAAAATTTTTAAAGCAGACATGAAAGGAATTTACCTAGACAACTCCACTAAAGCGCGCCCTTCGCCGCGCGCTATCAGCGCTATGCTGCCCTATCTTTCCGATATGTGGGGGGCTCCCTCTGCACCGCATCAGGGAGGAAATATGCTTATAGGAACAATGGAGAATTGCTACCGCACCATTTATAATTTTTTAGGCGCCTCCGAACAAGACACCTTTATACTCACTTCATCAGGGGCCGAAGCCGTCAACCAGGTTTACCATTCAGTTTATCATGGAGCGACACGCCGCTTAGCTAAGACCCATTTCATTGTTAGTGCTACAGACGAAGCTCCCTCTCTGATGTGCGTTTCACGTCTCGAAGAGGTGGGCTGTATCGGGGAAATGCTTCAAGTCGACCCTCAAGGGCTCGTCAGCTTAGAAGATATTGCCACATTAATCACCCCCTCAACGGCTCTTGTCTCTATCTCTTGGGGAAATGGTCTTACCGGTACTTTACAGCCTATACAAGAAATCGCTGAGCTATGCCGCAGCAAAGGTGTCCTATTTCATGTGGATGCGACGCATGTCTTGGGTCGTATGTACTTCGATCTCAAGGATATAGGTGCCGATTATCTCACTTTCAACGCCGAACAGCTCCATGCCCCTTCAGGCATTGGCGGGCTCCTCATCCGTAAAGGCGCACCCTCCCATCCTCTCATCAGTGGAGGCATAGAACAAGCTGCTCTCCGCGCTGGAAGTTTAAATATCCCGGCATTGGTAGCCTTAGCTGAAATCTGTAAAGAATGCGACGAGCACCGCGACTTCCTCGGCACCGAGACAGCTCGGCTTCGAAATAAACTCGAAACAGACCTAAATAAACACGTCGCAGGATCGAAGCTCTTCTTCCAGAACCAATACAGACTTCCACATATTTCCGTAGCGGCTTTTCCCAATGTCGTCAATGAGACACTGCTTTTTCTGCTCAATAAAAAGAAAATCATGGCCTGTATCGGCGGGGGCTCATTTCAGCAACTCGCCCTAGTGATGGAGACCTGCAGTGTCGCCAGCCCATTAGCCCATAGCTGCATCTCCTTCAGCCTATCCCGCGAAACAAACGAAGAAGATATCGATGCTACTGTCGAAGCTATTGCACAAGCCCTGCAACAACTTAATAAAAGCATCCTATGTTAACCCAGCTTATCGAATCTTTCACTTGGTACCGCTACAGTAAAAAGGCGCTAGCCCGTTTAGAAAATCCACGCTGCGCCGGGAAGTTTGATCCTGCAGCTAGCGACGAAAGAGGCGTGCGTCTTGTCACTGCAGAAGCAGGATTTGCTGAAGACGGCAATAAAGTACGCATAGAGTGGCTTGTAGACCGCGATGATGGAATCATTGTGGATGCACGTTTCTCAGCTTTTGGGCAAACAGCACTTTTGATTGCCGCAGATATAGGGTGCGAGCTGTGCATCAGTAAAAATTATGACCAAGCACGCCGCCTTACAACGGAACTGATGGATAAAGCACTCCGCGATAAGGGGGATCAACCGGCTTTCCCTAAAGAAACCTTACCGCATCTGCAATTGGTTATTGAAGCTCTCCATGATGCAGCAGATCATTGCAACGACCTGCCTCTCTCGGTCGCTTATGTAGCGCCGCCCGTTCCTAGCGATCAGATGGCTATTGAAGGGAATGGCTACCCAGGCTGGCTAGAACTGCCTTATCAACAGAAAATCGCCGTAATAGAACAAGTTCTTGATGACGATGTCAGACCGTACATATCTTTGGATGCTGGTGGAGTCAATGTCCTTAAATTGGAGGACAATACACGTTTGCTGATAGGCTATACCGGTACATGTACTTCTTGCTACTCTTCAGTGGGTACGACGTTGTCCTATATTCAGCAGGTATTACGCGCGAAAGTTCATCCCGATTTAAACGTTATCCCCGATTTATAAAGTTGAGTTTCGTTCGGCAAGAAGTTGCTTGTGGGCATGGTTTGTGTGGCGTTTTTATTGAACGCAAAGACCCAAAGAACGCAGAGAAGCTCCGCCCGGCATTAGGCTGTCACTAGTAGGGCTGTTGTTGTTCCGATCTCGCATCGCCGCGGCCCCCCGCGGGTCCGCATCGCCGACGTTGACATGCTCGCTTACGCGATCACGTCAAGTATTAGCAGTACACCGAAAATACCCAGAATTCTTGTGGGATAAACCCAAATGGAAACAGTTCATTCAGGTCATGCTAAATCCCATTAAGTTTGCGAACTTGTTGCCGTTGTGTAAACTTGGATTTTGATTTTTCTATGGAGTGTCTAATTATGCTTGACGTGATCGCGTAAGCGAGCATGTCAACGTCGGCGATGCGGGCCCGCGGGGGACCGCGGCGATGTGAGATTGGTATGAAACAATCGTGCAAGTGACAGCCTAATGCCGGGCGGAGCTTCTCTGCACGCCTATATTATGTTGTTTTGACCGGATTTTCTGACTCGGCAGATTTTTTTTCAGGAATAATCCCATGCAGCAGATATTCACTTCCCTCGTGAAGACTGCTAAAGCTTTTAGTGGGATCAGAATTCACAAACGTTAGCAGAAAGTACTGCCATTTTGACATTACCTCATTCTCTTTATTGGTATAAATGCTTTTTTTAACTTCTTCCCAGGCTGTAAATAGCGACTCATGCGGGACATCGGGCCATTGTTTTATCCGCAGAATAAGGTCGGCTTCTCTACCGGCAAATTCTCGCTCTAGCCGTGAAAGCGAAAAGATTCTTTTTTTTGCTTCGATGTAAAGGGTGAAATTCTTGCGGAAAGCTTCTTCACAAGATTCTATAGCAGAGTTATAGGTTTGGTTAGCAAAATATTGGTAGAATTTCCTTTCGGGTAAGCTTGTGACATTAGGGGAGTTTAAGATGGTGTATGCCCTAATTATTTGCTGCATTTCCCCATCACGTAGCTCCTCTTTATTTTTTAAGGTATCCACAATATGCAAAGCACTATTGTATAATTCAGGATGGGTTACAAATTTATAATCATTGAGCAGTTCGATAAAATTCTCTCGGCGTCCATCGATTGCGGACTCTCCCACTAAGATCGTATTGAAGAGGAATGTCTCATCGCATTCTCCATTCAGAAGTACACTTCCAATAGATTTCAAATTCTCTGGAGTAGGTTCAAATTTCAAAAAAGCCGCGACTTTTTCAACAATATTATGCCATGTTTGTTGCGCTTCGGCATCGTCGTTACAAACGATGTTTTGCCTAAGTTTTGCCCATTCGGTCACAGATAAATCTTCAGAATGCATTTGGACATCTAGCTGGTTCAAGCGTCGGCATATCCTTATACTTTCCTTAGCAAATTTTTCTTCTAGATCGGAAGGAATTTTATTCACGATAGCATTACGTATTTTGACGAAACGCTTTAGATCAAGATTAAATAAGGTCTCGCATTGTCTTAGAAGTTGCTGGGAGTCTTTATTTAATAGCTGCGGGTCTATTTGTATGCCGGGTGCTGTAAGCAGTGTGTATGCTCTTACGATAATAGAGTAATTTTGCGGATTTAGCATTTCAGGAATTTCATTTAAACTTTGTAAAGCTATGGATTGTAGGGATGGATCGGAGATGAAATTTTCTTCTCTCAACAGCTCATAGAAATTTTTTCTTGTGCCTGCTCTTATGACGTAGCCTTTTATGATGGCGGAATGTAATTCTTCGGGTTGATATTTGGACAAAGGCATAGACATAATTATCTCCACCAATGATAATTTGATTATAGTTTATATTTTAAAAATATACAAATTAAGCAGGTGAATTAATTTTATTGCTTGTTACTGCGAAGATGATATTTATTTTTTATGAATGAGAATCCTGATCTAAGAACTTGGGGGATGATCTCTGCTATATTTAATGACAGCGATTCTAAAAGTTTTTCGGGGACTATTTGCTGGGAAGTCTCTGCAAAATAAGAAGTTACGGGCTGTCCGATGCCTGTCCAATCTGCGGGGCCAGATAAGATATTGATTCCAATCCCAATAATCAGACAGGTTGTATTTTCTACAGGTGTCGTCTCTACGAGAATTCCACAAATCTTCTTTTGATTTACAAATACGTCATTGGGCCATTTAAAATGAACACCTGGAATGTTCAGTGCTTTATCCACAGCAATTGCTGCAGCAAAGGGAATGTCAGCTAAATGCTCGCTTTGCGTATACAAGACATAGCTTACTGCTATATCTTTGCCTTTGATCATGACCCATGGCCTATTATATTGACCTCTTCCGCCTGTTTGCTCGTCAGTTGTTATCGCTGTCAAATCCTCTCTATTCCAATGGGCTGCGCCTCGCTTAGCGAGCGAATTGGTGGAGTCAATGGTTGAAACATGATAATATACAAGGCGCATAGATTACTCTTTAAGGAAACACGCTATGGGGTTGCTGAGCAGGATAGATTGGTTAGTTGTTCCGATCATTATACTTTTAATGGGAATAAGCTTGCTAGTCATCTCCTCTTATTCCATACAAGGCGATAACACCGAAGCTCCCTTTTTAACACCGCTGGTGAAGGTCCAGCTCCAATGGTTTGCTATCGGGTGGTCAGTCTATTTTCTTGCGGCTGCCTTCGACTATAACAAATTGCGGGAATGGACTTGGGCTTTTTATGTTTTGGTGCTCTTGTTACTCATAGGCTTATTTTTCAGCGATGCCGTACAGAGGGTGCACCGTTGGTATAAGGTCCCTATTCTTAATATGAGTTTGCAACCGTCTGAATATGCTAAACTCTCAGTTGTGGTAGCTCTAAGCTGGTATATGGAGAGGCATTCAGGGAGGTCCCGTTCATGGAGCACTCTTTTAGCTGCCGGACTGATTGTGGGCATACCCTTCTTTCTTATCTTAAAACAACCCGATCTAGGCACTGCCTTGGTCCTGTATCCTGTTGCTCTTGTCATGCTATACTTTGGTGATGCCAACCCCTGGGTGGTACGTTTTATGACAGCTCTCAGTGCGATAGGCCTTATCCTCGTAGCTAGCATATTCCTAGGATTTGTCACTCCCGAGCAGATCAAACCCTATGCTACAAAGGTATTGAAAGAATACCAGTTCGACCGCCTTAATCCAAAGACCCACCAGCAGCAAGCTGCTATCACTGCAATTGCCGTCGGTGGAATGACAGGGACGGGGTGGAGAAAAAGTACATTTACAGCAGGGGGGTGGCTTCCTACACCTTATACCGATTCAGTTTTTCCTGCTTTCGGTGAGGAATTCGGGTGGCTTGGAATACTCTTTCTGCTGACCTTATTTTTTATCCTTGTCTACCGCTGCTTCCAAGTAGCAATCATTGCTAAAGATCCTTTTGGCCGGCTGCTGGCAGCAGGCATCACCTCGTATTTAGCAATGCATATCCTTATCAATATCGGAATGATGACAGGCTTTCTGCCTATCACAGGTGTACCGCTAATCCTCGTCTCCTACGGTGGATCCTCCATATTGTCGACAATGATGGCATTGGGTATTCTACAGAGTATCTATGCACGGAGGTTCATGTTCTAATGTTGCCACACACTTTTTTATTACAGCCGGGAATATGGTTAGGCGAAGGTAAAGTCACTTTCACAGCATCTCCGGATCAACTGCAGTTTTATACGCGATGGGAAATTTCCCCTCCGCAAGCAGGGATTATTGCTTTGAAGCAGGTGGTGGAGATGAAAGAAGGCGATACCATCCACAATAATTATATCCTTTCAGGCCTTACAGAGAATTCATTCATCATAGAGCTTACCAACGATGTCCTAGGGACTGTTATTGGAAAGGGCATTATCGATGAAAATAAAGTCGCTTGGGAATTCCGTGCCCAGGAAAGCTTTGAGGGGTATGAAGTCTATCAGCTCCAGACTAATGGAGAGTATATTCTGCATGCAGAATATGCTTCACCCGAGCAATACCGTACGATCATCGATGCACATCTTTGGCCTAAAATTGTTTAGTCCATATTAAACAAATATTCCCTCTTTGATTATTGGAGCGGGAATATTTTCCTCTTATAAAGCATAGTTTATGCAATCTCATAGGTTATTCCATGGCAGTTCAAACAGATTACAAATTCTCTAAAGGTGTTATTGAGGCTATCAATACAAGCCTTAATAGTTCCTGCATATCCATGCAGGGAGATAAATGGATTATAGATCCTATTTTCACCGAGCTGTCCCAAAAACTAGCTAAAGTGTTAGAAAGGGATTTTACTTCATTAACTCCCCAAAAAACGGTCAAATTACTGGCCCGTTTAAACGGTTTAGATAGCCGTATATCAGCATTCCACCCTACACCTGCCCGCATTCCTCACCTAAGTGAAATACAATTCCTCACAAAGGATTTAGCTTTTCAAATTAAAGAATCCAATCATTTTTTAGCCATTTCCAGAGAGCTTGACTGGCTTTTAGAAATATTCAAAAGTAGTGAATATAATAAATTTCTACACACTCTGAATGCACTTAATAGCCTTTTTAATTTTCTGCATACATACCCTATCACGACCCCCCAGCGTCTTCATTTAGTGGTTCAGTTAGAGGAGGTAAAACAAAAGATTGAAGAATTTTCAAAAGTGACTGAGAGTACCGTCCATGCGCTGCTTTCAAGTATCCTTTTAGATTTGAAAGACCCTGACGCACGATTTACATATAGCTTCCCCCCTCCTGTTTTTCAAAAGGTATTGGGGGAAGTCAAAGACAGATGGGCTAAAAATTCCGATTTCTCTTCATTGGAAGTTAAAAAAGCTTTGGAGAGGCTTAAGATGGTATTAAGCTCTACAATTTTATCGGCAAATGGAGAGCGTCAACTCAAAGAAGGCTTGGATTTATTATGGGTGCGTTTTCAAGAGATTGGATCGAATCCGGATTGGGAGAAAAACTCTACCACATTATTGTTCTACAGCATCTACGTGCATTATGTATTGAAAAGTGATCCCTTCAGGGTTTATTAATCACAACTCGCAGACATAAAAAAACCTGGGCCAGCAAAGCTAGGCCCAGGTGAACGAAAAGGACAGTCGGGCAATTACGCCTTAATTTTGATGTCCACACCGGCTGGCAATGTCAGCGTCTTCAACGCATCAATTGTTTTACCTGTTGGATTCAAAATATCGACCAAACGCTTATGCGTACGGATCTCAAACTGTTCACGCGATTTCTTGTCCACGTGTGGTGAACGGAGAACAGTGTAGATCTCGCGGCGTGTAGGCAGGGGGATTGGTCCTGCAATAGCTGCGCCGGTACGTTTTGCTGTCTCGACGATGTCGCCTGTAGCGCGGTCGAGAATGCGTTGGTCAAACCCTTTCAGGCGGATGCGGATTTTTTGACGCGCCTGCTGACGGGGTGTAGAACGCTCAGCACCTGGCTTGCGTTCTTGTTTTGCTTGTTTTTCTTGTTTTGCCATAAATAGTCTAAGCCTTACTTCCTACTTACATTGACGATTTCTTCTTGGACTTTAGCAGGTACTTTCTCGAAATGGCTTGGTTCCATCGAGTAAGTTCCGCGTCCGGACGTCACTGAGCGCAGCGTGGTTGAGTAGCCAAACATTTCACTGAGTGGTACTTCCGCGTTGATAATTACCGCGCCCTTGTGGTTTTCTTGACCCAAAATTTGTCCGCGGCGGCGGTTTAAGTCGCCGATGACGTCACCTACATGCGATTCGGGAGTGGTGACATCCACGCGCATGATGGGTTCAAGAATGATAGGTTTGCATTTTTTAGCTGCATCTTTGATAGCCATAGATCCGCAGATCTTAAAGGCCATCTCGTTGGAGTCCACTTCGTGGTACGAACCGTAGACGATAGCGACTTTGACGTCGACCAGGTTGAATCCGGCGAGGATACCTGTCATCAAGCCTTCTTCGACCCCTTTGATTATCGCAGGAATGTATTCTCTCGGGATGACACCACCGACGATCTTGCTGACAACTTCGTTGCCTTTGCCTTTCTCGTTCGGTTCGACTTCCAATTCAACGTGCGCGTACTGGCCGCGGCCGCCGGACTGTTTGACGAATTTTGTTTGAGAGCTACCTGGAGCTGTAATTGTCTCTTTGTAGGAGACTTGGGGCTTACCGACGTTAGCTTCGACGTTGAATTCGCGCTTCATACGGTCATGCAGGATTTCTAGGTGGAGTTCACCCATACCGGCGATAATAGTTTGTCCGGTTTCCTCGTTAGTGAATACGCGGAAAGTCGGGTCTTCTTCTGACAATGCGCCTAAGGCAACAGCTAACTTTTCGCGGTCAGCTTTGGACTTAGGTTCGATGGCCATGTTAATAACCGGTTCCGGGAATTCCATCTTCTCGAGGATGAGCGGGTGGCTAGGATCGCAGAGAGTGTCGCCAGTGCTTGTGGACTTGAGGCCGATAACGGCGGCGATGTCGCCGGCGTATTTCTCATCTTGTTCCACACGTGTGTTGGCGTGCATTTCCAAAACGCGGGAGATGCGCTCTTTCTGGTCTTTGGTCGAGTTGAAAACGGTCATACCTTTTGTCAACGTACCGCTGTAGATACGGATGTAGGTAAGGCGTCCAACGTAAGGGTCAGTAGCGATTTTGAAAGCTAGCGCAGCGAGAGGAGCGTTGTCTTCAGGCTTAAGCAAGATTTCTTGGTCCGTTTTGAGATCGATCCCTTTAACGACACCGCGGTCTTCAGGCGACGGCATCCAATTAACAATCGCATCGAGGAGCTGTTGTACGCCTTTGTTTTTGAAGGCGGACCCGCACAAGACCGGTGTGAATTTGTTAGTGATGACGCCTTTACGGATAGCGGCATTGATCTCATCTTTCGTCAAGGAATCTGGATCTTCTAGGACTTTCATCATGAAGGATTCGTTGCTTTCGTCGACGGTAGCAAGTTCATCCAGCAGTTCTGCGCGGAGTTCTTTTGCCTTGTCTAGGATGTCTGCAGGGATATCGGCTTCGTAGTATTCACGGCCAAGCGTTTCTTCTTTGAAGAAGATGGCGCGCATTGTAACGAGGTCGACCATGCCTTGGAATTCGCTTTCCGCGCCGATAGGGCAGTGGACGGCGATTGCGTTGGCGTGCAGTTTGTCGCGCATTGTGTGGATAGCGTCGAAGAAGTCGGCGCCCATGCGGTCCATTTTATTGACGAAGGCGATACGGGGTACGCCGTATTTGTCGGCTTGGCGCCAGACTGTTTCGGACTGCGGCTCAACGCCGGAGACGGAACAGAAGACGGCGACAGCGCCATCGAGTACGCGGAGGGAGCGTTCAACTTCAACGGTGAAGTCGACGTGGCCCGGTGTATCGATGATGTTGATGACGGCGTCATGCCAGTGTACTTTTGTCGCTGCAGAGGTGATAGTGATGCCGCGCTCTTGCTCTTGAACCATCCAGTCCATTGTCGCTGCGCCGTCATGCACTTCGCCTAAGCGGTGCGTACGTCCTGTGAAAAGGAGGATACGCTCAGTAGTAGTCGTTTTACCGGCATCAATGTGGGCCATGATACCGATATTGCGGACGTTTTTAATCGGGTCTTTTCTAGGCATTAGCCTTCTCCGTTACCATTTATAGTGGGCGAAGGCTTTATTTGCCTCGGCCATACGGTGGGTGTCGTCTTTCTTCTTGATTGTAGTGCCTTGATTGTTAAAGCAGTCAAACAATTCGTTGGAAAGACCGTCAATCATTGAACGTCCGGCTTTGGAGCGGGCGTGGTTAATGATCCAAAACATAGCTAACGAAGTACGGCGGTTAGCAGGTATTTCGATAGGTACTTGGTAAGTGGCGCCACCGATACGGCGTGATTTCACTTCCAGAGTAGGTTTAGCATTTTCTAGAGCTTGCTCGAAGGCTTCAAGCGGATTTTCGCTCTTAATTTTTTGTGCGAATTTCTCGAGAGCCTCGTAAACGATACTGCGCGCGAGTGATTTTTTACCGCCAATCATGATCTTGTTGATGAACTTAGACAGAACGGTGCTGCCATAGATCGGATCGGGGGTGATTTCCCTTTTATCAGGGCGTCTGCGACGTGACATTATAATCCTCTTATTCTTTTACTAACGATGAATGGTTGTCGGCGGGGCCGACGTTAGTGTTCTAGTACATTCATCTGACTTTGTTTCACACAAAGCCTGCGCGTGATTTGCGTTTCTG is a window from the Parachlamydiales bacterium genome containing:
- a CDS encoding 2,3-bisphosphoglycerate-dependent phosphoglycerate mutase, yielding MTTLILLRHGLSKWNKLNLFTGWVDIPLSKEGVDEAFAAGQIIKDLPIDIIYTSTLIRAQMTAMLAMIGHHSGKVPVMQHELEGNHADWGKIYNEATEQNTIPVFKAWQLNERMYGELQGLNKAETVEKFGAEQVKIWRRSYDVPPPHGESLEITAARSIPYFRDIVIPQLKQGKNTLITAHGNSLRSIIMDLDGLTKQQVLELELPTGVPVIYNYSDGKFLKQT
- a CDS encoding aminotransferase class V-fold PLP-dependent enzyme is translated as MKGIYLDNSTKARPSPRAISAMLPYLSDMWGAPSAPHQGGNMLIGTMENCYRTIYNFLGASEQDTFILTSSGAEAVNQVYHSVYHGATRRLAKTHFIVSATDEAPSLMCVSRLEEVGCIGEMLQVDPQGLVSLEDIATLITPSTALVSISWGNGLTGTLQPIQEIAELCRSKGVLFHVDATHVLGRMYFDLKDIGADYLTFNAEQLHAPSGIGGLLIRKGAPSHPLISGGIEQAALRAGSLNIPALVALAEICKECDEHRDFLGTETARLRNKLETDLNKHVAGSKLFFQNQYRLPHISVAAFPNVVNETLLFLLNKKKIMACIGGGSFQQLALVMETCSVASPLAHSCISFSLSRETNEEDIDATVEAIAQALQQLNKSILC
- a CDS encoding NifU family protein, coding for MLTQLIESFTWYRYSKKALARLENPRCAGKFDPAASDERGVRLVTAEAGFAEDGNKVRIEWLVDRDDGIIVDARFSAFGQTALLIAADIGCELCISKNYDQARRLTTELMDKALRDKGDQPAFPKETLPHLQLVIEALHDAADHCNDLPLSVAYVAPPVPSDQMAIEGNGYPGWLELPYQQKIAVIEQVLDDDVRPYISLDAGGVNVLKLEDNTRLLIGYTGTCTSCYSSVGTTLSYIQQVLRAKVHPDLNVIPDL
- a CDS encoding biotin--[acetyl-CoA-carboxylase] ligase, which codes for MRLVYYHVSTIDSTNSLAKRGAAHWNREDLTAITTDEQTGGRGQYNRPWVMIKGKDIAVSYVLYTQSEHLADIPFAAAIAVDKALNIPGVHFKWPNDVFVNQKKICGILVETTPVENTTCLIIGIGINILSGPADWTGIGQPVTSYFAETSQQIVPEKLLESLSLNIAEIIPQVLRSGFSFIKNKYHLRSNKQ
- a CDS encoding FtsW/RodA/SpoVE family cell cycle protein produces the protein MGLLSRIDWLVVPIIILLMGISLLVISSYSIQGDNTEAPFLTPLVKVQLQWFAIGWSVYFLAAAFDYNKLREWTWAFYVLVLLLLIGLFFSDAVQRVHRWYKVPILNMSLQPSEYAKLSVVVALSWYMERHSGRSRSWSTLLAAGLIVGIPFFLILKQPDLGTALVLYPVALVMLYFGDANPWVVRFMTALSAIGLILVASIFLGFVTPEQIKPYATKVLKEYQFDRLNPKTHQQQAAITAIAVGGMTGTGWRKSTFTAGGWLPTPYTDSVFPAFGEEFGWLGILFLLTLFFILVYRCFQVAIIAKDPFGRLLAAGITSYLAMHILINIGMMTGFLPITGVPLILVSYGGSSILSTMMALGILQSIYARRFMF
- the rpsJ gene encoding 30S ribosomal protein S10, which gives rise to MAKQEKQAKQERKPGAERSTPRQQARQKIRIRLKGFDQRILDRATGDIVETAKRTGAAIAGPIPLPTRREIYTVLRSPHVDKKSREQFEIRTHKRLVDILNPTGKTIDALKTLTLPAGVDIKIKA
- the fusA gene encoding elongation factor G, whose protein sequence is MPRKDPIKNVRNIGIMAHIDAGKTTTTERILLFTGRTHRLGEVHDGAATMDWMVQEQERGITITSAATKVHWHDAVINIIDTPGHVDFTVEVERSLRVLDGAVAVFCSVSGVEPQSETVWRQADKYGVPRIAFVNKMDRMGADFFDAIHTMRDKLHANAIAVHCPIGAESEFQGMVDLVTMRAIFFKEETLGREYYEADIPADILDKAKELRAELLDELATVDESNESFMMKVLEDPDSLTKDEINAAIRKGVITNKFTPVLCGSAFKNKGVQQLLDAIVNWMPSPEDRGVVKGIDLKTDQEILLKPEDNAPLAALAFKIATDPYVGRLTYIRIYSGTLTKGMTVFNSTKDQKERISRVLEMHANTRVEQDEKYAGDIAAVIGLKSTSTGDTLCDPSHPLILEKMEFPEPVINMAIEPKSKADREKLAVALGALSEEDPTFRVFTNEETGQTIIAGMGELHLEILHDRMKREFNVEANVGKPQVSYKETITAPGSSQTKFVKQSGGRGQYAHVELEVEPNEKGKGNEVVSKIVGGVIPREYIPAIIKGVEEGLMTGILAGFNLVDVKVAIVYGSYHEVDSNEMAFKICGSMAIKDAAKKCKPIILEPIMRVDVTTPESHVGDVIGDLNRRRGQILGQENHKGAVIINAEVPLSEMFGYSTTLRSVTSGRGTYSMEPSHFEKVPAKVQEEIVNVSRK
- the rpsG gene encoding 30S ribosomal protein S7, with translation MSRRRRPDKREITPDPIYGSTVLSKFINKIMIGGKKSLARSIVYEALEKFAQKIKSENPLEAFEQALENAKPTLEVKSRRIGGATYQVPIEIPANRRTSLAMFWIINHARSKAGRSMIDGLSNELFDCFNNQGTTIKKKDDTHRMAEANKAFAHYKW